In Dama dama isolate Ldn47 chromosome X, ASM3311817v1, whole genome shotgun sequence, one genomic interval encodes:
- the LOC133052846 gene encoding melanoma-associated antigen B16-like, translating into MPPVRIKLSKRFKSARRAQNQSLQASTQFQDLEIAQISRALEETHLFSYLQMPGNLKEAPGGDKPNTPEGPQSFSASSIGITATASSKSSEVSMNQGEENSPSTSEAVPDFMNVPVDALDSKIAMLVNVLLFKYRMKEPVTKADMLKVVVNDYEVHFPEILLRASERLEMLFGLDLKEVDPTNHRYGLFIKSGLTYDGMMHGEAGVPKTGILILILGVIFMKGNRATEEEVWEVLNVTGLYSGKKHFIFGEPRQLITEDFVREGYLEFRQVASADPMQSEFLWGPRAHAETTKMKVLKFIAKVHGTDPSSFPSQYEEALQDEKENAQARISAKGLRHCKF; encoded by the coding sequence ATGCCACCCGTAAGAATCAAACTATCTAAGCGTTTTAAGAGTGCACGACGTGCACAGAATCAATCCCTTCAAGCCTCCACTCAGTTCCAGGACCTGGAGATTGCACAGATCTCGAGAGCTCTGGAGGAGACCCAtctcttctcctaccttcaaatGCCTGGAAATTTGAAGGAGGCTCCTGGTGGTGATAAACCCAATACTCCTGAGGGTCCTCAGAGTTTCTCCGCATCTTCCATTggcatcacagccactgcatccaGCAAATCAAGTGAGGtctccatgaatcaaggtgagGAGAATAGTCCAAGCACCTCAGAGGCTGTGCCAGATTTCATGAATGTGCCTGTGGATGCTCTCGATAGTAAAATAGCTATGTTGGTGAATGTCCTGCTGTTCAAGTATCGAATGAAAGAGCCAGTAACAAAAGCAGATATGCTCAAGGTTGTCGTCAACGATTATGAAGTCCACTTCCCTGAGATCCTCCTGAGAGCCTCTGAGCGCCTAGAGATGCTCTTTGGCCTTGATCTGAAGGAAGTGGATCCCACCAACCACCGCTATGGCCTTTTCATTAAATCAGGCCTCACCTATGATGGCATGATGCACGGTGAAGCAGGCGTGCCCAAGACCGGCATCCTGATACTTATCCTGGGTGTGATCTTCATGAAGGGCAACCGTGCCACCGAAGAAGAAGTTTGGGAAGTTCTGAATGTAACCGGGCTATATTCTGGGAAGAAGCACTTCATCTTTGGGGAGCCCAGGCAGCTCATCACAGAAGATTTCGTGAGGGAAGGATACCTAGAGTTCCGGCAGGTGGCCAGCGCTGATCCTATGCAGTCTGAGTTCCTGTGGGGCCCCAGAGCTCATGCCGAAACCACCAAGATGAAGGTTCTGAAGTTTATTGCCAAGGTTCATGGGACTGACCCAAGTTCTTTCCCATCTCAGTATGAGGAggctttgcaagatgaaaaagagaaTGCTCAGGCCAGAATTTCAGCCAAGGGTCTCCGCCACTGCAAGTTCTAA